GGTGGGCGGGAGGTGGTGGGTGTGTAGTTTTATAGGGGTGGTCGTGGTTatggttgtggttgtggttgttGTGGTAGGGGACATAGTTATAGGATTATTATTATGGGAGTGTAGAGTTAGGGTTGGTATTATAGGACAGTAGAGTTAGGTTTAGTGGGTGTAGGAGGAAGTTTAATTGTTATTTATTTCGATCTGTGGGAGGGGTTAATGTGCAATTAGTAATGCGCGGTTGATGTTGAGTACGGCTCCGGGGATATGGTTTCCCGAATAGGAATGGGTGTTGACGTCAGAGTTAGTTTGTACCCGTGGACGGAAAGGATGCCGGGCCTGTGCAACTAGACCCGAAGGGAGTGTAATATGATTTATACAGACCATGGAGATACTATAAATTTACACCTTTTACTTTGCTTTGTATACTTAAAACTCCAAAGCGACTTTCCCAACAGCCTTGCCGCCTTCGATAATCTCATGCGCTTTCCTCAACCCTTCCTCATCAACCTTGAGCTTCTGCATACAGTGACATTTGATGGTCCCATCATCCAACATGCCAGTCAAGTCCTTTAGAATCTTCCCGTGGCTTTCCGCATCGACGCCATAGTAGGGCTTTGTGCCTAGGAGCGCCCACACAAAAGTCAGACTCTTGGCCATGAACTCAGTACCATACATGGGCATCTCCTTGTCCTGAACAATCGAACACACTTTCCCAAATGGCGCGCAGATTTTGGCTGCGGGGGAAAGATAACCAGACGTTGGTGTGTGAGTAATAAAGATGTATTTAATCGGTACCTCGAGTTTCAGTTTCTCAACCTCGGCGGCTATGTCTTGGTGGTGGTTTACTGTGTGTGTAGCACCACCTACATGTTTTGAAAATCTGACTGTCTCTTCTCGCGATGCGGTGGTGACGACGACGGGTAGATTGAGCACTCGACGTGCGATTTGGCTTGCTACACTACCGACGCCACCGGCACCGTTGATGATCAAGATACCGGCATTTTCACCTTTTTGAATCTCCATGCGCTCGACGAGGGCTTCGTAGGCGGTTATCCATGTCAATGGCATAGCGGCAGCTTGACCCCAATCTAGACTTTTTGGTTTCAGAGCGACGACTCGGGAGTCTACGAGCTGGAATTCTGCATTGCTTCCTTGGCGAATGGGTGAGCCGGCGTAGTAGATCTCGTCGCAGGGTTTGAAGTTTATGACTTCAGATCCGACGCTTTCGATTACTCCGGCACCGTCGAAACCAAGGATTTGGGGCAGTTTGGGGGTTCGCTCGTAGTAGTCTGGGTAGTCGTCGTAGGTGCCTGCTCGTACTTTTGTGTCGACTGGGTTTACGGAACACGCTTTTACGCGGACGAGGATGTCGTGGCCTTGAGGATCAGAGGGTTTGGGAAGGTCGAGTGTTTTGAGGTTGGTTATGGGGCCATATTCGGTGACTGCGATTGCGTGCATGGTGAAGTACGTATTCTTGTGTGATTTTGGTAATTGTTGTTATTACAATGTCTAAATTTTCTGATGTATATTTCTACATTTTCAACATCTTCCTTTAACGACACGCAAAGATGCCATCAGTGAGGATACAATGACGTCATTCACATGCTTGTATCGGTGACATGAGTAGTTTGAGATTAGAAATGCCGAGTAGTCAGCAACTCAATGACGACAAAAAAGTACCTGTACCACTGCTGATGCACATGATCGCGGTGCGATGCGGACAGCCGATAGACGTGGTGCACGGAATTGAGGGGTAGCTTCTCGTTGCAGCGGGCTTCGGGAGAGGAGACAATTCTGAAGCCTGGCGAATGAGACTTCGCGGGCGCCTTGGCTGTCATCAGCGCTGCCAGCTGCACGTCCAACCAAAGTGTGTGTAGAGGATAATTCAGAGTGTAATAGCGGTGGGATTTTTACTACATTCCGAGTTTCAGGTAGTTGCCACGTCTAGGCTTGGTCCCTTGATATAGCGTGGGGATCGAGCGAAAGCCATAACGGCTGGGCCGCTATCATGGCCCCCAGATCGAGGCACATATGCTGGGCTCGCCCGCAGCGCATTGATGGATATTGCGCCGCCACTTGTCAGTCTCGCACACCAACCTCTCGCTCGCCAAAAACCGGTTCCCACGCCAGCGCCCGCTATAACGAAATTTCCGACCCGACGACGGCCTGGATTATCGTCATCTCCACGTACCCGAATCTCATCGTGAACGGACGGCTTGGCAGCACAAGGCTACGGCTCCCTGCATCACCGACTTCAACGCTGCACCACGTCAACTGCCTGCGTATGCCTGCTGCGAATGCGCCTTGACACGGCTACGACCTTGAGCCGGCGACAGCAGCGTCGCATGCAAAAGGGCACCCACGTCTTGCGCTCGCAGGTAATGGCGTCTTCGTAACGCCAGAGGAAGAGGCATTTCGTACGGCATAGGCACAGGCACAGCACCACGCAGTTTAGTAGTCAGCGTGCGCTCGCAGTCTGAGCCCAGTAGCGACCATGCCAGAACCCAAACCCAACCCATATGTCATGCTCGATTCATCTTTTCAAACCTCATCCGCCCTACGCCAATCACAGCACCTACCACGCCGCAGCGACGAATACCGCACCTACTCCAGGACGGCAGCGCCCCTTAAGCGTGACTACTCGTATACCACACAGGCTACCGATACTACCGATGAGACGGAATCGACCTGTGGCAGCCAGGACAGCACGCCCCTGGCCTCATCGGGCGCATTGAATCGAGCTGAGAGCGGTCTGCCACCCACTCCGCCCTCTGCCTCACAGGACGGCAATTCAATCCAAGACCCGGAGCCGCCTCCACTGGCCGACAGCGTCCGCAACTCCCTCATGTCCCAGAAGTCGACCCTCAGCACTCCCGTCAATGCGCGCAGTCCGCCCACGCCCGATCCTAGCCCGCCGCGAACGACGGCTTCCAATGTCACACCCGAGCGACCGCACTTGCTTACCTACCCATCCTCGCGCGCAGACTCGTTCCAGACGGCGCGTGAAGAACCTCTCTCCTCGGATCGTGACGACAGCAGGTCGGTGACACCCGCACACGACCACCGACTGAGCACGGTGGAAGAGGATAGGGGTCTCGGACTGGCGTTTGAATATGTCCAGAATGATGTCACGCCTACCACCACCAAGGACCGTTATTTCCCCACTACTCCCACAACGCCCGCTACGGTCCATGTGGATACGACGGCCGGCGCAGAAGAGGACAAGGGATCCCAGACGGTGGACGACACCCCAGATCGGGAGTGGAACACAGACCTCATGCGCAATGTAACAATAAGAAAGAAACGCAGACCTCAGACCACCGACTCTCCCACCAAAATATCCGACCCTGCCGTCACCGTTGTCGAAGCCGCGTCTCCTACTCCCAGCAACCGGACCCGACGCGCCTCCAGTCTGCGCGAACGCGTTGAGGCGAGCCACAACAGCCCCGTTACGCCGTCCATCGAAAATTTTGCCCAGTCCATCGGGTGGCCTGCTGAGCCGGGAGGCATGTCAGGGGAGAGGTATCGGGATTCCACAAACAAGCGACTTTCAACCGCCTCGGTGGCATCGACGGTAGTGTCGGCTCATGTCATAGTCACCCCACCGCGAAGAAAACAAATGCTAAGACACTCTGGAAGGAACATGGCTTACAGAAGAGACGTCAGCTCTCCGGCTGATTTGGGTCCCAGCACCACTAACTCGAACCGCAACTCCATGGTCTCTCAGTTCGATGATCTGCCACCCCGCCGTCTGGTACATAAGAGGACCAATATCGGCGATAGATCCATACGGTCTAGCACCGACTCTAACATTCTAGGCTCCGACCGTATCATGTCACCCTCCCTATCGCTACGGCAAAGAACCATCGACAGTTCGGCACACACCCTCGCACATCAAGAGTCCATTCGCAATGTTCTACAGCCTGCGTCAGATATACTGAGCAGACACAGTTCAGGAGCCCGGGCTGGTGGTACCTATCACAAGCGTATCAACTCTGCGCCTGAGCCTGTGAAGCGTAAGACGCAGCCTTCGAAACTGAGGAACTTCTCCGAACTTTCACCCCCAGGAAGTCCACGCCCAAGAGAGAACCCCACTATTCAGGTACCCAAGGTTGAGCGAGCACCGTCACCCACGCTTTCACCAAAGCCTCGTCGTGCGTCACCTACCTCACGTAAATCGAAACGTCAGCCACCAGTTATTACTGATGTGAGACTGCCGACTGGCCTGGAGAACACGCTTCCCGACCTTCCGGACCAGGGTATCGATGGACCAGCTGAGCGAGATGTCTTCCTGGGTGCAAGTCATCCTCTCGAAGAGACTCGTGTACCGCCCGAATTGATGGAACGAGTCCGCCGTCTCGTCGCAGGTGATCCCACAGAAGAGCCTACGTTCATTGAAAATAGTCCGTACCCTGCTACGGCTGAATATTTGAACAGATTCTCGCCAATGGACAATGGGTCACGACAGATTCCACAAGGCTCGCGCTTTACAAGACCTAGCTCCCGAGACCAAAAGCGGGTATCTCCTAATCGGGACAACTTTTCTCTGTCTCCCGATATGACTACACGGCCCGGATTGAATGATCGCATGTCGAGTGAAGAGATGGCGCGCCGCAGTCCTGAGTGGCGCCGATGCTCCTCAGGGACGCCCGGTCGTGTTAGCTTCGATCAGTCAGCTTCACGGTCAGCGTCAAGGATGGAAGAGCACGCCATGGCTCGACATCTGTATTCACAATCAACACCCTTCTCTCAGTTTTCCGATACAGTCGAAGTCACTGAGGCGACGGCTGTGAGCATTTACCCTCACAACAACAATTCCCTTCTTGTTGTGCAGCAAATGTCTCGTGGTAACTCGATGATTCAAGAACGTCGTCAGCTGATGACTGATACCCACATGGAACCCCAGGGTGGGGAAGAGGTACCGATATCGCCGACGCCGCCCTTTGTTGATGCCAAGGAGAGTAATGCGGAACTTTGCAAGGAAGCACCATCGCAGCCGACCCTCAACTTTGAGCCTTCGACTCCTCCAATGCAGATCGAGCTACCTCAGCCTCATGGTGTGGACATTCCCCTTCAGAACCCTCGAAGCCCACCAAAGCCACCGAAGATCATGTTCATTCCTCCTACGCCGATGGAGGAGCTAGAGAATCAACTAGCACCAGGGCCACCCGGTTCGCCACAGCGATCAGACTCAAATCCTCAACGAAGGCTATCCGTCTTACAACGAGCACGGAGATATTCGGGCAATCTCATTACGCCTATCCTTGCCCGCGCCTCCAACAAACCCCGTAACAACGAACCGCAAAGCCAGAACCAGCAAAACCCTCGTGTGCCCAATTTGCCAGATGAAGATGGCGCTCTCCATCCCTTCTGGCGACCTCGCGGTTTCTGGGACGGCTTCTCAGACAGCGAGTCCGATGGCGAAGAGGGTGGTCTTCCAGAAGGCGGCGACACAAGCGACATTGAAGATGACGAGCCCGAGCCACCCCGACGACCCAACAAACTCAACAAACTCAAGGGAGGTCTCCGCGGCTCCGGCGGCTTCCTCATTGGAAACTCTCTAGGCGTGGAACGTCATGGCACAAATAAACGCCGCCATCATGTCACGCTCCCGCCAAACTTCCCGCGCCAACCACGTACCCGCTCAACCGGTCGTTCCTCTCCACCAAAAGTCATCATTCAAGCTCCCGCGCATGCTCTCGGTCGACacggcggcggcggcatCTCAAAGCGTCGTTCAACCCCCGAACTACGCCGCAGTCCTTCGCTCTCTGATAATGTGTCTATCGAGTACGAGCAGTCAAGGCGTCGCGGCTCCTGGAGACAGGGACGCAGTCTTCCCGGGTTGAAGAAATACCACGTCCAGTACATTGGGCTGTCGGGCGTTAAAGACAAGATTCGGGAAAGAAGAACAGAAAAGCGCAGGGAGAAGATTAGGAGGAGTATTGGTAGTAGATACTATCATGAGCCTGTCACCCCGGGTTCTGTACCAGGTTCAGTGACAGCGTCGTCGGAGTAAGTGAAAAAAAAAGTGTGCGGCGGTGTTTGGCTGGAGGTTTGGCCGAtttctttttcttttttACAGGGCAAGCTTTTGCCCCTTTTCCCTCTACTCCTTTCATGCCTCGGTTTTCTTGTTGCTTCTTTCAGGATACCACTGTTGTTTCTTCCTCCCTTCCTATTCGTAAGGGGttctcttctcttctttTTTTCTCTACTTACACGCATTCTCGCACCACACAGACGCCGCAGTAGCAAGCAACATGGCAAACGCGCACCGCCTTGCATTTACTCTCATCTTACTCCTTTTACCGCGTATACCAACACTACATCAACTTATTTCTCAGCAACTTCACTTAACGACCGTAACGACTGCGTGGCATTTTGGGCTGTTTATCTTGCGTCTACTGGATAGGATTATAATTTAAAATAGAGCAAGTAGGGGGTTTAGACGCAGATATGAGCTTGGATTAGGAAGGAGAGAGGTGTTTTTTTTCTTCTCGTTTTTTCCTCTGGGCCTGGAGGGGTTATTCAATTGGTCTTTTTGGATGTAGGGAGAGATGGGGAGAGAGCTTAGGGGATCATGTGGGGGATGTCATTTACTGAGAGAATTTGAGTGAGGATATAAGGATGTGGGGTTGTATATACACGTACCTGTCTTGTAATTGACGCATATACCACTTTTCACTTTCTTGTCTTTTGCAACCCAAACGTGCACACAAAAGGGATTATATGTTTATACGTCACGTTAGATTATTGCACTTGAAGAAGAGAACGGGACAAGGGATGCAGAAGCAAGACTGTTTCCTACTTCATCTCACTTCCCTATACATATCGACCAGGGCGAGAAATACATCTGAGCTATGCATATACGCAAAACAATCGTCAAAGATGACTTATTCACATGAAAGAAAAAGACATCAACACCCAGGCCAACAAAGAACATAATAATGCATCCATTCCCTATATGATGTAGCCGGTAACATACCGTCACAAATATGCACACAGAACACATATAAGATAggtgttggttggctttgcactaagtgcgtaaagggaaataacgataactaggaatgcattctgttcggtggttctaattgatatctacgaacataggtgctacgaaggtatacctaagctcttgcgcaaggtgggccgaagtcgggccgaagtgtccagcagccgacgtctctaccgatactcacgatccgacactggaagtcttttctttctggatagctagtaactctgcttgtatcggtagtgacagtgtATAGCATTaaacatcaaagcttgttggcctctgcacccatccatctactcggactgtcagcttattgccgtcaataaagcgttcaagagcgcggtttggcgatgccttcgtgaaggcgtctgcaggattgtcttcgccattgatccagcggatctccgtgatctcgcgacgctcatatgattggcgcagcgccataATATCGATCATGAGgcgcttctccttcgttgtcccaagctttactaggcactcgtacaaggagtacgagtctgtacagataaccaagggaattgcaggtagtccaagtcgttctgtaactatccttagcgtggttgcaaccgcgatgcctatgtcaaagccgttgaccatgccgtagatctctgaggccagtacgctccgtgtgatgcgcttgcactttgtagagctgtagtggatcacgttgccttgtattgtgaaggtgttggcGCCAATggactcgttgacgagcatgaggacaaagcctagctgtgagctgaggtccttgttgttggcaaaggagccgtcTACAAAGACTATCAACTTAGCCTCCGTAAGGTTGACAGTGACGTAGCGTAGGCCACGAGTgagattctccatctgccatttcaggcgcttgttgagtgccttaatgtcctcgtctgatggttgctgcgctTGAGCAGCTACGGACAGATCAAATGAtgcctctggttggcatgttgatgcgatgtacgctccgcgggcgcgttgctcggtgtactgttgcgcgcggtcgggtgccctaaTATCAACAAgcctgatccttcctccttgtcctttctgcctgAGGATTaagactctgctggcgtccatcgtaagtgtacatccattaaAGTCTAACTGCACCTCTGGTGTCAGCATAGCCTTTGGTTTTGATCTAAACTgcgccttctggatctttttctcttcgcGTGATAAGAACGCGGTCGTTCCGAGCATGagggtgtcgtctgtctgcataccgacgatgccgaagacgtctgcgtcgtcgctgttcgtgatcaacaggcatgggtcgtacgtagaTGTTGACATATCTAGttccttgcagtggtgtccgtgatatgttgtccaccagtggactcctgcctccgCGATCCCATATAGTGGCTTGATCACGTGGAGTATcgtgccttctggatatcgatgtACCAGCTCGGTAGGGAGgtgtgcgagtatcgtcctcttcagtgTTGTCTGAGCCTGTGGGTATGCCTGCGTAATATCACGTAGctcaacgctcatgccgcTTTGTACTAGCCcaggcgccagcgacataatcaggcgctggctacatcgctggatggttggcgactgcgttAAGATAGCCTCCTTGCCATAGTcttggtagccttggataaccaGACGGGATTTCTCATAAGGCTTagttgtctttcccttgacctcacgtactaggcgtgacttaaagatccggatcttgctgtgtagcctctcgtcgtattgctcaaacttgaagactccacgacctactaggtcgctgatctcttggtcatcagacgctTCAAAGGGGGCGCCTGAGGTTGTGATCACGCCATCGTTccgtagcttgatagctagctcaagatcgtcctgctccttcttggtgatgtacgcgtgcgccttccgcttgttctttgaccctggagggcggcctcttCTACGTGGTTGCGCTGCCGGAGGTACTGCTATCGGCTCgtgcggctcattcggctcattcggcgcgtgtggcgcatcaGGGTCGCTCCACAggtggtctggtctgtagtatggcttaACGACAGTTGATCTGAATGTCGCTGGACCATTAACCATGTCGACAGTGATGTTGTGGCCATctgtactggcgatcttgtacgggccattccagccatcactctctctccatactaagacttcgctctggagtgggagcgcgagcatgtctgcagtggctggtccattgcgggtgttcaaggcgtctgcaacttggcgctctgcagtgagcttgcgcagggctttcgtcgccttttgaatagcctcgctgcgtTTGACCattgatggtgatggcggtgactctgcagtcattcgtgggtacgctccaaagactagtaacgtcgggactagtccatcagggccagcagtatcgttaacagccttcacagccatctggagaatcgcgtcgtcggacatAGTGTCAGTGAGTTCTGCATGGAGTATGTCCCATGCCCGGCGTAGAGGGGCATGGTACCTCTCagttttgccgatagaccagtgcgcctccgtaggtacttgcttgcatgtgactcccatgatctttgcttctgcgcggaaCTCTGCGCTCGCGAAGTTAGTACCTGCATCATGCGTGATGATGTCGGGTGGTCCCTGGTAggtgtcgatccatagtatccgcagtgcttgccatgtttctttagctgagatagcgctgaggaacctcgcgccttgaaacgctgttgaggaatcgACCACATGCAGTACAGGTTTGTTGCTTAGGTACATTACgtccaccaggatctcatagttgaagtggtgatcatccttaagagtgaatttgaatcggcgcggcgcggagctgtggagctggcagtggtggcagaacttagtgacttcttctagggttctttcttcgaagtcgttatggccagcatCCTTTAAGAGTTTGACTAGTCGCGtaacagctgggtgtccaaaccgtcgatggagccgtcgcaattCTGTCTCCGTTAGGAACAtagttgctctctctctcttgtttagatggaaccaaggatgtccccatttgcgaatcaccGGGATGTGTACGTCATCCTGAACCAGCTCGTCTGTCGTATTGTTGAAGTATACCTTTAagcggtccatgtctgcaaggcataGCAAGAACGGCGTAGGCGCCTCGAGCACTTCGAAGTTGATTTTTCCGATCTCCGTAGAGACCTGCACGGTGCCAATCGACGCTGTAGCCTCGCCTTTTCCGAATTTAATAGACGCTTTCCCTGCTGTAGATGTGTCTAACTTAACCGTCGGATCTTCTCTCGTAAGTGCGAGGTATTGCTCCTTGCCGACCGTGGATACGTTTGCAGCGCCTGTATCTGGTAGGATTCCTTGGTACACAGATCGTGTGTAGCGGTCCTCAAGCAGGAACTGCGATGCTGGTGCTGACGGCGCGTCTCGGCTGTATATGTCGTCGCCCGAGATATgatgcaagaacgcctggtctgcaaggcattgctccttGAAGAACTGGTGTTCAGAATGtgcttccgcgacgtcgtcatcctcgtcatcctcgcagtcttcctcctctctccagcctctctgattgtactggctggtgtgctcgatcccttcgtattctgcaagatgtacggagaagtcctCAGGGGGCTGTGCacctgtaaagtatagcgtagagaagaactgcgcacgggcatctttgcgctctttatctgtgtggttggtagaccagcatccttccttccggcaaacaaagcatttcttcctccaacgtggcttgaatcctcgtccgttgtcgtcgcgctgctcgcctcctcggtatgctcctctggatccgcctctgaatcctcctccacctcgagatccacctcggatccttccattgccgttgtatcggcgGTCTAGGTAGTATTGATCTTCTGTGACCAACTGGGCGGTGTGTTGCCGTGCTAGGTGTGTTTCCACTGCGGATCGTAGAtctgagaagagtccttcacagattgtggctggcttgaacagtgccatctcaagttctggtactcctcggcaggcattgatgacCGTAGTGCGGAGGGCATCCTCaccctcaaagttcttgccaagggcacgctggcatag
The sequence above is a segment of the Pyrenophora tritici-repentis strain M4 chromosome 3, whole genome shotgun sequence genome. Coding sequences within it:
- a CDS encoding DUF1421 multi-domain protein encodes the protein MAGSQSNSGDTDADVQEQLLNYPSERNTSKRAETISPGAKFTAEHLMRHCPYTVTFDYINPSLWGVPAPEDADETHATTWVAKAIHDYHVGMEWDERLYFDYQWDFEGWTRELFQKVERTTLRSLKTVLRYRGVYTGKFRARVADSLFNLLGGENAPEWDPAEFKAEKFDERSEAYQRQQNAHLAAPIDRQAQQPLQQTQPLEPLQPQPQRPSQGEQYRVRQGVRSHPQYQELQQPPYAINAYAGPQPRQTEQAMQPQQWYPQTQTRPQRPHTARPLGLPHDPYKTLPPRWSRNDRLEANTITQFSKLWDNSNKYTGNAYDLLDDKIKIFFSICWQVDIQEEQFHAVFPRILTGRAETFYIQVVERDDSFADAYMAIKNHFDHDVHHQHYYTDWTTTTFARTRAENPDKGLHEVLQILLDKLQLCQRALGKNFEGEDALRTTVINACRGVPELEMALFKPATICEGLFSDLRSAVETHLARQHTAQLVTEDQYYLDRRYNGNGRIRGGSRGGGGFRGGSRGAYRGGEQRDDNGRGFKPRWRKKCFVCRKEGCWSTNHTDKERKDARAQFFSTLYFTGAQPPEDFSVHLAEYEGIEHTSQYNQRGWREEEDCEDDEDDDVAEAHSEHQFFKEQCLADQAFLHHISGDDIYSRDAPSAPASQFLLEDRYTRSVYQGILPDTGAANVSTVGKEQYLALTREDPTVKLDTSTAGKASIKFGKGEATASIGTVQVSTEIGKINFEVLEAPTPFLLCLADMDRLKVYFNNTTDELVQDDVHIPVIRKWGHPWFHLNKRERATMFLTETELRRLHRRFGHPAVTRLVKLLKDAGHNDFEERTLEEVTKFCHHCQLHSSAPRRFKFTLKDDHHFNYEILVDVMYLSNKPVLHVVDSSTAFQGARFLSAISAKETWQALRILWIDTYQGPPDIITHDAGTNFASAEFRAEAKIMGVTCKQVPTEAHWSIGKTERYHAPLRRAWDILHAELTDTMSDDAILQMAVKAVNDTAGPDGLVPTLLVFGAYPRMTAESPPSPSMVKRSEAIQKATKALRKLTAERQVADALNTRNGPATADMLALPLQSEVLVWRESDGWNGPYKIASTDGHNITVDMVNGPATFRSTVVKPYYRPDHLWSDPDAPHAPNEPNEPHEPIAVPPAAQPRRRGRPPGSKNKRKAHAYITKKEQDDLELAIKLRNDGVITTSGAPFEASDDQEISDLVGRGVFKFEQYDERLHSKIRIFKSRLVREVKGKTTKPYEKSRLVIQGYQDYGKEAILTQSPTIQRCSQRLIMSLAPGLVQSGMSVELRDITQAYPQAQTTLKRTILAHLPTELVHRYPEGTILHVIKPLYGIAEAGVHWWTTYHGHHCKELDMSTSTYDPCLLITNSDDADVFGIVGMQTDDTLMLGTTAFLSREEKKIQKAQFRSKPKAMLTPEVQLDFNGCTLTMDASRVLILRQKGQGGRIRLVDIRAPDRAQQYTEQRARGAYIASTCQPEASFDLSVAAQAQQPSDEDIKALNKRLKWQMENLTRGLRYVTVNLTEAKLIVFVDGSFANNKDLSSQLGFVLMLVNESIGANTFTIQGNVIHYSSTKCKRITRSVLASEIYGMVNGFDIGIAVATTLRIVTERLGLPAIPLVICTDSYSLYECLVKLGTTKEKRLMIDIMALRQSYERREITEIRWINGEDNPADAFTKASPNRALERFIDGNKLTVRVDGWVQRPTSFDV
- a CDS encoding Qor, NADPH:quinone reductase and related Zn-dependent oxidoreductase: MHAIAVTEYGPITNLKTLDLPKPSDPQGHDILVRVKACSVNPVDTKVRAGTYDDYPDYYERTPKLPQILGFDGAGVIESVGSEVINFKPCDEIYYAGSPIRQGSNAEFQLVDSRVVALKPKSLDWGQAAAMPLTWITAYEALVERMEIQKGENAGILIINGAGGVGSVASQIARRVLNLPVVVTTASREETVRFSKHVGGATHTVNHHQDIAAEVEKLKLEVPIKYIFITHTPTSGYLSPAAKICAPFGKVCSIVQDKEMPMYGTEFMAKSLTFVWALLGTKPYYGVDAESHGKILKDLTGMLDDGTIKCHCMQKLKVDEEGLRKAHEIIEGGKAVGKVALEF
- a CDS encoding Tymo-45kd-70kd multi-domain protein; the protein is MPEPKPNPYVMLDSSFQTSSALRQSQHLPRRSDEYRTYSRTAAPLKRDYSYTTQATDTTDETESTCGSQDSTPLASSGALNRAESGLPPTPPSASQDGNSIQDPEPPPLADSVRNSLMSQKSTLSTPVNARSPPTPDPSPPRTTASNVTPERPHLLTYPSSRADSFQTAREEPLSSDRDDSRSVTPAHDHRLSTVEEDRGLGLAFEYVQNDVTPTTTKDRYFPTTPTTPATVHVDTTAGAEEDKGSQTVDDTPDREWNTDLMRNVTIRKKRRPQTTDSPTKISDPAVTVVEAASPTPSNRTRRASSLRERVEASHNSPVTPSIENFAQSIGWPAEPGGMSGERYRDSTNKRLSTASVASTVVSAHVIVTPPRRKQMLRHSGRNMAYRRDVSSPADLGPSTTNSNRNSMVSQFDDLPPRRLVHKRTNIGDRSIRSSTDSNILGSDRIMSPSLSLRQRTIDSSAHTLAHQESIRNVLQPASDILSRHSSGARAGGTYHKRINSAPEPVKRKTQPSKLRNFSELSPPGSPRPRENPTIQVPKVERAPSPTLSPKPRRASPTSRKSKRQPPVITDVRLPTGLENTLPDLPDQGIDGPAERDVFLGASHPLEETRVPPELMERVRRLVAGDPTEEPTFIENSPYPATAEYLNRFSPMDNGSRQIPQGSRFTRPSSRDQKRVSPNRDNFSLSPDMTTRPGLNDRMSSEEMARRSPEWRRCSSGTPGRVSFDQSASRSASRMEEHAMARHLYSQSTPFSQFSDTVEVTEATAVSIYPHNNNSLLVVQQMSRGNSMIQERRQLMTDTHMEPQGGEEVPISPTPPFVDAKESNAELCKEAPSQPTLNFEPSTPPMQIELPQPHGVDIPLQNPRSPPKPPKIMFIPPTPMEELENQLAPGPPGSPQRSDSNPQRRLSVLQRARRYSGNLITPILARASNKPRNNEPQSQNQQNPRVPNLPDEDGALHPFWRPRGFWDGFSDSESDGEEGGLPEGGDTSDIEDDEPEPPRRPNKLNKLKGGLRGSGGFLIGNSLGVERHGTNKRRHHVTLPPNFPRQPRTRSTGRSSPPKVIIQAPAHALGRHGGGGISKRRSTPELRRSPSLSDNVSIEYEQSRRRGSWRQGRSLPGLKKYHVQYIGLSGVKDKIRERRTEKRREKIRRSIGSRYYHEPVTPGSVPGSVTASSE